The Eublepharis macularius isolate TG4126 chromosome 11, MPM_Emac_v1.0, whole genome shotgun sequence genome includes a region encoding these proteins:
- the LOC129337536 gene encoding 60S ribosomal protein L34-like yields the protein MVQRLTYRRRLSYNTASNKTRQYRTPGNRIVYLYTKKVGKALKSACGVCPGRLRGVRALHPKVLMRLSKTKRHVSRAYGGSVCAKCVRDRIEQTFLIEEQKIVVKVLKAQAQSQKSK from the coding sequence ATGGTCCAGCGCTTGACATACCGCCGTAGGCTGTCCTACAACACAGCCTCCAACAAGACCAGACAATACCGAACACCAGGTAACAGGATTGTTTACCTGTATACCAAGAAGGTTGGCAAAGCACTGAAGTCTGCATGCGGCGTGTGCCCAGGAAGACTTCGTGGTGTTCGTGCACTTCACCCTAAAGTTCTCATGAGACTGTCCAAAACGAAAAGGCATGTTAGCAGAGCCTATGGCGGTTCCGTGTGCGCTAAATGCGTTCGGGACAGAATCGAACAGACATTCCTTATTGAGGAACAGAAGATTGTTGTCAAGGTGTTGAAGGCACAAGCACAGAGTCAGAAATCAAAGTGA